The following coding sequences lie in one Spinacia oleracea cultivar Varoflay chromosome 1, BTI_SOV_V1, whole genome shotgun sequence genomic window:
- the LOC110784433 gene encoding transcription factor PRE6 — MSSRRSRSRQSGGVSSISDDQIADLVRKLQQLVPEIHARRTSDKSANRVLQETCTYIRNLHREVDDLSDRLAELLASTESDSAQAAIIRSLLM; from the exons ATGTCGAGCAGACGATCACGTTCCAGGCAATCTGGTGGTGTCTCTTCTATTAGTGATGATCAAATAGCTGACCTTGTTCGCAAGTTGCAGCAGCTTGTTCCTGAGATACATGCTAGGCGAACTTCTGACAAG TCGGCAAATAGGGTTTTGCAGGAGACTTGCACTTATATTAGGAACTTGCATAGGGAAGTGGATGATTTAAGCGACAGATTAGCCGAGCTCTTGGCTTCAACTGAGAGTGACAGTGCTCAAGCAGCCATTATTAGGAGTTTACTTAtgtaa